In a single window of the Eleginops maclovinus isolate JMC-PN-2008 ecotype Puerto Natales chromosome 6, JC_Emac_rtc_rv5, whole genome shotgun sequence genome:
- the bcl10 gene encoding B-cell lymphoma/leukemia 10 isoform X1 — translation MDVPHLTEDEMAEIKKDVLIRLRHYLCEKIRAERHLDFLRSRRILTRDDAEEVSCRTTQSKRTAMMLDMLAEHPRGLDALIDSIRESRSQNFIITKITDEVQKSKNEKIESLRAVASSSPTESSLSTPNTTSSLLLSFSNNSTLLFHPDGERSPSTLGLPGSLNLPSTQTGDNLSSGVGASVGVVSSTTSSILPRPGDPGAPPLPDDVAVESPSNIDAAAPGSTSTGGDPNFQPLRSRSLTPTSHRSIF, via the exons ATGGACGTTCCTCACCTCACTGAAGATGAAATGGCAGAGATTAAAAAAGAC GTGCTGATCAGACTGCGGCACTACCTCTGCGAAAAGATCAGAGCCGAACGCCACCTCGACTTCCTGCGCTCCCGCAGGATCTTGACACGAGACGATGCAGAGGAAGTCAGCTGCAGGACCACACAGAGCAAGAGGACAGCCATGATGTTGGACATGTTGGCTGAGCACCCCCGAGGCCTTGATGCCTTGATTGACTCCATAAGAGAGTCACGCTCACAAAACTTTATCATCACCAAAATCACAGATGAGGTGCAAAAATCCAAAAACGAGAAGATCGAGTCTCTAAGAG CAGTGGCTTCCAGTTCCCCGACTGAAAGCAGCCTCAGCACACCAAACACAACCAGCAGCCTTCTCCTGTCGTTTTCAAATAACTCCACCCTGCTCTTCCACCCCGACGGAGAACGAAGCCCCTCTACTTTAGGCTTACCAGGCTCACTTAACCTTCCATCAACACAGACCGGGGACAATTTGTCCTCTGGGGTTGGTGCTAGCGTCGGGGTAGTTTCCTCCACAACCTCCTCCATCCTCCCGCGGCCTGGAGACCCGGGAGCTCCTCCGCTGCCGGATGATGTGGCGGTTGAATCCCCCTCTAACATAGATGCTGCAGCACCGGGATCCACCAGCACCGGAGGGGACCCAAACTTCCAGCCTCTCCGATCGCGCTCTCTCACTCCAACATCTCACAGGAGCATCTTTTAA
- the bcl10 gene encoding B-cell lymphoma/leukemia 10 isoform X2 encodes MDVPHLTEDEMAEIKKDVLIRLRHYLCEKIRAERHLDFLRSRRILTRDDAEEVSCRTTQSKRTAMMLDMLAEHPRGLDALIDSIRESRSQNFIITKITDEVQKSKNEKIESLRVASSSPTESSLSTPNTTSSLLLSFSNNSTLLFHPDGERSPSTLGLPGSLNLPSTQTGDNLSSGVGASVGVVSSTTSSILPRPGDPGAPPLPDDVAVESPSNIDAAAPGSTSTGGDPNFQPLRSRSLTPTSHRSIF; translated from the exons ATGGACGTTCCTCACCTCACTGAAGATGAAATGGCAGAGATTAAAAAAGAC GTGCTGATCAGACTGCGGCACTACCTCTGCGAAAAGATCAGAGCCGAACGCCACCTCGACTTCCTGCGCTCCCGCAGGATCTTGACACGAGACGATGCAGAGGAAGTCAGCTGCAGGACCACACAGAGCAAGAGGACAGCCATGATGTTGGACATGTTGGCTGAGCACCCCCGAGGCCTTGATGCCTTGATTGACTCCATAAGAGAGTCACGCTCACAAAACTTTATCATCACCAAAATCACAGATGAGGTGCAAAAATCCAAAAACGAGAAGATCGAGTCTCTAAGAG TGGCTTCCAGTTCCCCGACTGAAAGCAGCCTCAGCACACCAAACACAACCAGCAGCCTTCTCCTGTCGTTTTCAAATAACTCCACCCTGCTCTTCCACCCCGACGGAGAACGAAGCCCCTCTACTTTAGGCTTACCAGGCTCACTTAACCTTCCATCAACACAGACCGGGGACAATTTGTCCTCTGGGGTTGGTGCTAGCGTCGGGGTAGTTTCCTCCACAACCTCCTCCATCCTCCCGCGGCCTGGAGACCCGGGAGCTCCTCCGCTGCCGGATGATGTGGCGGTTGAATCCCCCTCTAACATAGATGCTGCAGCACCGGGATCCACCAGCACCGGAGGGGACCCAAACTTCCAGCCTCTCCGATCGCGCTCTCTCACTCCAACATCTCACAGGAGCATCTTTTAA